The Raoultibacter phocaeensis genome contains a region encoding:
- the hemA gene encoding glutamyl-tRNA reductase has translation MHTIVVGLNIKRAPIEVLEQLSVHHSLNALCVQDLKAAAGLSGAVVLSTCNRLEFYGTCADVDAGIAAMSDFLLGKDEGADAAEEARLLSLVYAFADDQAVRHLFEVVTGLDSLIVGEAEIAGQVSRAYRAACNAHATDKLVNVLFQRALSLGKKVRSETRISRYSTSIGRIAVDLAVRELGGIADKRVLILGAGEMSELTMKYLVAQNVSVVMVSNRSLDKAQRLAAQYGFDAYPIDELRSCLDAADVVFSATAAKDYLIDAPTVASVMRERPARPLICIDMAVPRDIDPEVRVLENVSCFDINELRDVAKGHERHRMLAANKASQLIDEALADFNRWQHSLEYIPTIEALYRQAERIKAEKLDKALGKLHGLTPAQLHTVQVMASSIANQLVHEPVASLNAMAGTEKSRAYAEVLQELFHLEPNPETSGKDRSVATASKDSL, from the coding sequence AACATCAAGCGCGCTCCGATCGAGGTTTTGGAACAGTTGAGCGTGCACCATTCGCTCAACGCCTTGTGCGTGCAGGATCTGAAGGCTGCGGCCGGCTTGAGCGGCGCGGTCGTACTGAGCACCTGCAATCGGCTCGAGTTTTACGGTACCTGCGCCGATGTCGATGCGGGGATAGCCGCGATGAGCGATTTTCTGCTTGGGAAGGATGAAGGCGCAGATGCTGCGGAAGAAGCACGGCTTTTGAGCCTCGTCTATGCGTTTGCGGACGACCAGGCGGTCAGGCACCTGTTCGAAGTGGTGACCGGACTCGATTCCCTCATCGTGGGCGAGGCCGAGATCGCGGGCCAGGTTTCGAGGGCCTACCGCGCCGCCTGCAACGCGCATGCGACCGACAAGCTCGTCAACGTGCTGTTTCAGCGGGCGCTTTCGCTCGGCAAGAAGGTCCGTTCCGAAACCAGGATCAGCCGCTACTCCACCTCCATTGGACGCATTGCCGTCGATCTGGCCGTGCGCGAGCTCGGGGGCATCGCCGACAAGCGCGTGCTGATACTCGGTGCGGGGGAGATGAGCGAGCTTACGATGAAGTACCTCGTCGCGCAAAACGTGTCGGTCGTCATGGTGTCGAACCGCTCGCTCGACAAGGCGCAGCGACTCGCAGCCCAGTACGGCTTCGACGCGTATCCGATCGACGAGTTGCGCTCGTGCCTCGATGCGGCGGATGTGGTGTTCTCGGCCACGGCGGCCAAGGATTACCTCATCGATGCACCCACGGTCGCATCGGTGATGCGTGAGCGGCCCGCGAGGCCCCTTATCTGCATCGACATGGCCGTACCGCGCGATATCGATCCTGAGGTGCGCGTTTTGGAGAACGTAAGCTGCTTCGACATCAACGAGCTGCGCGACGTGGCGAAGGGCCATGAACGGCATCGCATGCTCGCCGCGAACAAGGCATCGCAGCTCATCGACGAGGCGCTTGCCGATTTCAATCGGTGGCAGCACTCGCTCGAATACATTCCCACGATCGAAGCGCTGTATAGGCAGGCCGAGCGGATCAAAGCAGAGAAGCTCGACAAAGCGCTCGGCAAGCTCCACGGCCTCACGCCCGCCCAGCTGCACACCGTGCAGGTCATGGCCTCGTCGATAGCGAACCAGCTCGTACACGAGCCGGTCGCCTCGTTGAACGCAATGGCAGGAACCGAGAAGAGCCGCGCGTATGCCGAGGTGCTCCAAGAGCTCTTCCATCTCGAACCGAATCCGGAAACCTCCGGTAAAGACCGAAGCGTTGCGACTGCGAGCAAGGACAGCCTATGA